The bacterium nucleotide sequence GAGCGGCTCCACCTTGAGGAGGCAGTCGATGTAGAAACGAAAGCCCTTGTCGGTGGGCACTCGGCCGGCCGAGGTGTGGGGCTGCTCGAGATAGCCGGCCTCCTCGAGCTCGGCCATCGCGTTGCGGATCGTCGCCGAGCTCAGCCCGAAATCCGGCGATTTGGAAAGAGCGATCGATCCCACCGGCTGGGCGCTGTGGATATAGCTCTCCACCAAAGCCCGTAAAATTTGGACTTGGCGCGGGTCCAGGGGTGGAGCGGTTTCGTTCATGCTAAGGGAAGAGTTAACGATCCGGCGAGGGGCTGTCAATCGGTGCGAGGAGCGCTTTTAAATCCCCCCGGCCCCCCTTTTTCAAAGGGGGGTGAAGAGGGCTTTGCCTCGCGGTTGCCCCCCTTTGAAAAAGGGGGGTTGGGGGGATTTTCCCCAACGCGGCAAACTAAAAAAACTCCCGTAAAAACTCATTGCTCAGCGCCAGGCCCGCTTCGGTGAAGCGGCAGCCCGCGGCATCGGCCTCGATCCAGCCCCTCGCTTCGCCCCGCTTCACGAGCGCCGCGAAATCGCTGGGAAAGGGCTCGCCGAAGCAGGCCTCGAAATCGGCATAGGCCACGCCCTCGCGTTTGCGCAGGCCCATCATCATGAACTCGCCTTGGGCTTGGGGCCGGGAGATGGATTCGACCTCGACCCGGTCCCAACACCGGGCCGTGCGCTGATATTCGGCCAGCCCCCGAGGATTGGTGAGACGGAGCGCGAAGGCCTCGGGGCCGGCCTTGGCGCCGAGCCGCGAAGGGAATCCCGGATCCAGCTCCGAAATTTTCAGCAAGGAGACGGCACCGGAGCCGAGGCCGACGAAGCTGTCGTAGTTCCAATAATGCAGATTGTGACGGGCCTCGGCGCCTTCCGCGGCATAGTTGCTGATCTCGTAGGCCTTCATGCCCTTGGCGAAGGCGAATTGCTCGACCCGGCGGCGCATCGCCTCGACGTCGGGCTCCGGCGGCAAGGGCAAGCGGTTTCGCAGGTGACGGTCGTAGAAAGGGGTCTCCTCCTCCACGATCAGCTCGTAGGCCGAAAGATGCCGCAGCGGATAAGTTTCCAAACCGGCCAAGGTCGCCTCGAGCTGGCGCATTTCCTGCTTGGGCAAGCCATACATCAAGTCGATGCTGAGCTTTTCGAATCCGGCATCCAGGCCCCAGCTCAGGGCTTGCAAAGCCTCTTCCGGATCGTGAGCTCGGCCCAGCTCCGCCAATAGGCCCGGGTCCAAAGTTTGGACGCCGATCGAGAGGCGGTTCACGCCGGCCTGTTGAAAACCACGCATTTTAGCCAAGTCGGCGGTCTTGGGATTCAGCTCCAGGCTGACTTCAGCCCCGGCGCGACGCGGACGAAGGCTTTCGGCCTCGGTCAGGACTGCTTCGATTCCCGCCGCCGAAAAAAGCGAAGGAGTTCCGCCGCCAAAAAAAACCGTGTCGAAACGGTCGGCCGCCCCGGGGCCCAAAAGCCCGGACCACCGGCCCATTTCACGACGCAAAGCGGCGAGATATTCGGCCTCGGGAAGCGCCGAGCGACCGATTCCGGCCGAGTTAAAATCGCAGTAATGGCACTTAGATACGCAAAAAGGGATGTGAATATAAAGTGACAGCATCGCCGGGTGGAATTTCACGAAATTGACTCTTGCATAATGGGGGCCCCTGCTCTATCACCGGGAAAATTTCCAAGGTTGGGTCTTTCGTCATGTCCCTTCTGACCGATAAAATCAAATCGCTGCTCACCGTCGAGAGCTCCCAAGTCTTAGCGAATCCCGAGAAGGGCCGCAAGCGGGCCACGGTTTTGGCGATCTGCTCGCAAAAAGGCGGCGTCGGCAAGACGACCAGCGCGGTCAACCTCGGGACGGCCTTGGCGAAGTTCCACGGAAAGAAAGTTCTGGTCGTCGACCTCGATCCCCAAGGCCACGTCGAAAAATCGCTGGGCGCCCTGATCCCCGAAGGCGTCGAATACTCGCCGATGTCCACCATCCTTTCGGCCAAGAAGGGCAATGTGATGGACGGCGTCATCAACACCGAGCTGGAAAACTTCTACATCACGCCCGGCGACAAGACGCTCTACGAGACCGAGAGCCTGCTGGCCACCAAGATCGGCAAGGAATACATCCTCAACGAGGCGATGAAGGCCGCCCGGACCCAATTCGACTACGTCCTCTTCGATTGCCCGCCCAACCTCGGCAACCTGACACTCAATGCCTTGGTGTCGAGCGACTTCTGCGTTGTGCCCTGCGAGATGAGCGTGTTGGCCTTCGAGGGAGTCAACGACTTGGTCGAGACGTTGGAGACCGTCAACGAGCGGCTCAATCCCCGGCTCAAGATCCTGGGGGTGCTTTTCACCCGGGTCGACGGCCGCAACGTCAACATGAACGAGATCATCGAGACCAACATCCGCAATTATTTCCGGGGCAAGGTTTTCAAGACCCAAATCGCGATCAACACCGCCCTCAACAAATCCCAGCTCGAAGGCCTGCCGGTTTTCCAAAACTACCCCTCGAGCTCCGGTTCCCAAAACTACCGCGAGCTGGCCGACGAGGTGGTCAAGAAGCTCAAGCGTCAAAGCGGCCCGGCCAATTCCTCCTCGATGAGCGCCGCCGCCAACAGCTAAGTTTCCCTCCCCCCCTCGCGGGAGAGGGTGAATCCACTTGCTTTTTCAAAGACTTAGCCCCAAAAAAGCCCCCGCAACTTTGGGCAAAAAAGCCCGATAAGACTCTTAGCGATGTACGGCCATAAGATATTAAAATTATTGGCTTTTTTATTGCTCTTGGCGGCTCCGGCCAGCCTTAGGGCCGAGGGCGGGGCCGATTTTTCCCAACTCTTCTCCGAAAAAGTTCTGACCGTCAGCCGAGGCGGCGACGGCCTTTTGCCCGGTACCCTGCGGACCGCTCTCATCCAAGCCAGCGGAATTCGGGCCCAAAGCGGCTTCACCTTGGTGAAGATCGTTTTCGATCCGACCATTGACCGAGTCCGCGTGACCAAGGGCCCCCTGCCCGAGGTTTCGGGCTCCCTGACCACCATCGACTGTCAAACTCCCCAGGGCCGGGTCTTGATTGAAGGGGTCGAGGAGAACGAGGCGGGCGTCGATCCCACCATCGAGGTCGCCGGCCTCAAGATCACCAGCAGCGGCAACGTCGT carries:
- the hemW gene encoding radical SAM family heme chaperone HemW, whose amino-acid sequence is MLSLYIHIPFCVSKCHYCDFNSAGIGRSALPEAEYLAALRREMGRWSGLLGPGAADRFDTVFFGGGTPSLFSAAGIEAVLTEAESLRPRRAGAEVSLELNPKTADLAKMRGFQQAGVNRLSIGVQTLDPGLLAELGRAHDPEEALQALSWGLDAGFEKLSIDLMYGLPKQEMRQLEATLAGLETYPLRHLSAYELIVEEETPFYDRHLRNRLPLPPEPDVEAMRRRVEQFAFAKGMKAYEISNYAAEGAEARHNLHYWNYDSFVGLGSGAVSLLKISELDPGFPSRLGAKAGPEAFALRLTNPRGLAEYQRTARCWDRVEVESISRPQAQGEFMMMGLRKREGVAYADFEACFGEPFPSDFAALVKRGEARGWIEADAAGCRFTEAGLALSNEFLREFF
- a CDS encoding ParA family protein, producing the protein MSLLTDKIKSLLTVESSQVLANPEKGRKRATVLAICSQKGGVGKTTSAVNLGTALAKFHGKKVLVVDLDPQGHVEKSLGALIPEGVEYSPMSTILSAKKGNVMDGVINTELENFYITPGDKTLYETESLLATKIGKEYILNEAMKAARTQFDYVLFDCPPNLGNLTLNALVSSDFCVVPCEMSVLAFEGVNDLVETLETVNERLNPRLKILGVLFTRVDGRNVNMNEIIETNIRNYFRGKVFKTQIAINTALNKSQLEGLPVFQNYPSSSGSQNYRELADEVVKKLKRQSGPANSSSMSAAANS